A region of Lycium barbarum isolate Lr01 chromosome 3, ASM1917538v2, whole genome shotgun sequence DNA encodes the following proteins:
- the LOC132633779 gene encoding putative glycine-rich cell wall structural protein 1, giving the protein MFHSTSKIHNLLKYFRSLMATPALSLTKQRPRKQMLTIDAKMRCKLMLVVVLGVLVQTSSARKLLGDTLLPNLPNFNGGFDQILGGLGSGGGGGGGGGGGTNGGFGAGFGFGEGHGSGANSGFDQIVGGLVGGGGGGGGGGGGGGGGGSDGGFGSGFGYGHGQGSGASGGGGGGGGGGGGGQNGGSGFGAGAGWGHGGGGN; this is encoded by the exons ATGTTTCATAGTACCTCAAAAATCCACAATCTACTTAAATACTTTAGGTCTTTGATGGCTACTCCAGCACTCAGCCTCACAAAACAAAGACCACGAAAGCAAA TGCTAACAATAGATGCAAAGATGAGATGCAAGTTGATGCTTGTTGTAGTTCTCGGAGTTCTAGTGCAAACTTCCTCTGCAAGGAAACTTCTTGGGGATACATTATTACCCAATTTACCTAACTTCAACGGTGGATTTGACCAAATTTTAGGAGGTCTTGGCAGCGGTGGCGGCGGCGGTGGAGGTGGAGGAGGAGGTACTAATGGTGGATTTGGTGCTGGTTTCGGATTTGGCGAGGGTCATGGATCGGGTGCAAATAGCGGGTTTGACCAAATTGTAGGAGGTCTTGTTGGTGGTGGCGGCGGCGGTGGTGGCGGTGGTGGAGGTGGAGGTGGAGGAGGTAGTGATGGTGGATTTGGTTCTGGCTTTGGATATGGCCACGGTCAGGGATCGGGTGCAAGTGGCGGTGGTGGAGGTGGCGGCGGTGGCGGTGGCGGTGGTCAAAATGGTGGTAGTGGTTTTGGCGCCGGAGCAGGATGGGGCCATGGTGGTGGTGGCAATTAA